A stretch of the Vitis vinifera cultivar Pinot Noir 40024 chromosome 16, ASM3070453v1 genome encodes the following:
- the LOC104882131 gene encoding uncharacterized protein LOC104882131 — MAGVLPSISDIRCEVPELRGDNFKIWKERILLQLGCMDIDYAIRKDEPHKITDTSTPEQILLYERWEKSNRLSVMYIKTKISAGIRGSIEQHENVRELLKAIDEQFVTSDKALASTLIMKFTSLKLTGVRGVREHIMEMGDIVAQLKKLEVEMSESFLVHFILNTLPPQYGPFKISYNTHKDKWSINELMTMCVQEEGRLLMEQGESVMLVTQRKGKKGKSQASQKGKQQIPPKSDIKKDEKCFFCKKKGHVKKKCLKFQNWLEKKGYAKPKEASDK; from the exons atggctggag TTTTACCTAGCATATCTGATATTCGTTGTGAGGTTCCCGAACTTAGAGGAGATAACTTTaagatatggaaggagagaattcttcttcaattagggtGCATGGACATAGATTATGCTATAAGGAAAGATGAACCGCATAAGATCACAGATACCAGCACACCTGAACAAATTTTATTGTACGAACGCTGGGAGAAATCTAATCGCCTTAGCGTGATGTACATTAAGACAAAAATCAGTGCTGGTATACGTGGTTCAATCGAGCAACATGAGAATGTCCGTGAATTGCTAAAGGCTATTGACGAGCAATTCGTCACTTCAGATAAAGCCTTGGCAAGCAccctaattatgaagttcacaTCCCTGAAGCTCACCGGTGTAAGAGGTGTGCGTGAACATATCATGGAGATGGGGGACATTGTGGCTCAATTGAAGAAACTCGAGGTAGAAATGTCTGAATCTTTCTTGGTGCACTTTATTCTTAACACTCTTCCACCTCAGTATggacctttcaaaatctcttacaacacacataaggataagtggtctatcaatgaattgatgaccatgtgtgttcaagaggaaGGAAGGTTATTGATGGAACAAGGAGAAAGTGTCATGCTGGTGAcgcaaaggaaaggaaagaaaggaaaatctcaagcTAGTCAGAAAGGGAAGCAACAAATTCCTCCCAAATCTGACATTAAGAAAgacgaaaagtgttttttctgtaaaaagaaaggacacgtgaagaagaaatgtctgaaatttcagaattggcttgagaagaaag ggtatgcaaaacctaaggaagccagtgacaagtga